The segment GCGGCATGTGGCCGACCTTGAGCTGCGCATCGCTGAACTGGCCGCCATGCGCGACACGCTGCGCGAGCTGGCGCAGCACTGCAGCGGCGACGATCGGCCGGATTGCCCGATCCTCGCCGATATGGCGCAGCCGGAAGCGCAGGGCAGGCTTGCCTGCCACGGTTGAGCGGGACAGAGTGCAAGGCAGGCAGCAGGCAGCACCACAAAGAATAACGACAGCCGGCGCCAGCCTTTTGCTGGCGCTCCGTGCCGGGAGGAGACTTGCGCGAATGGAACAACCGATGACGGACGATCCTGCTATTGCCGGTGTTGCCGGCATGCCTGCCGATACCCCAGCCGGCACGCACGCGCCGGTACAGAGCCGCCAGCGCATGCGCGACGGCACCGAGCTGCTGCTGCGCACCTGGCAGCCCGATCCGGCGCGCTTTGCCGAGCCGCTCGGCTCGGTGCTGCTGGTGCATGGGCTTGCCGAGCATGCCGGACGCTACCAGCATGTGGCCGATGTGCTGTGCGGGCTGGGCCTGCGCGTGCGCGCGCACGACCTGCGCGGCCATGGCGCCAGCGGCGGCGCGCGCATGGTGGCGGACCATCAGGATGCCTACCTCGACGACCTCGCCGAGATCTATGATGCCGCGGTGCCGGGCTGGAACGAGTTGCCGATCCTGCTCGGCCACAGCATGGGCGGGATGATCGCGGCGCGCTTTGCCACCGCGCGCGTGCGCCCGGTGCGCGCGCTGGTGCTGTCCTCGCCTGCGCTGGCGCTGCGCCTGTCGGGCCCGATGCTGGCGCTGCACCGCGTGCTGCTGGCGCTGGCGCCGCGGCTGCGCGTGCCCAATCCGATCGATGCGCGGCTCTTGTCGCACGATCCCGCCGTGGTGGCCGCCTACCGCTCAGACCCGCTGGTGCAGACCACCATCACCGCCAGCGTACTGGAGAGCTTTATCCGCGGCATGGCGCAGGCCCAGGCCGATGCCGCGCTGCTGGAGGCCCCCATGCTGATGCTGGTCGGTGGCGCCGACCGCGTGGTGGACCCGGCCGGCAGCCGCAGCTTCT is part of the Cupriavidus necator genome and harbors:
- a CDS encoding alpha/beta hydrolase, translated to MEQPMTDDPAIAGVAGMPADTPAGTHAPVQSRQRMRDGTELLLRTWQPDPARFAEPLGSVLLVHGLAEHAGRYQHVADVLCGLGLRVRAHDLRGHGASGGARMVADHQDAYLDDLAEIYDAAVPGWNELPILLGHSMGGMIAARFATARVRPVRALVLSSPALALRLSGPMLALHRVLLALAPRLRVPNPIDARLLSHDPAVVAAYRSDPLVQTTITASVLESFIRGMAQAQADAALLEAPMLMLVGGADRVVDPAGSRSFFDHAPPELREQVWFEHGYHEIFNEAQPLRGEVFAALTGWLQRHLQQQGH